A genomic window from Chitinophagaceae bacterium includes:
- a CDS encoding SDR family oxidoreductase, whose amino-acid sequence MNILITGGAGYIGTELAFELSQRPDIDKIVVYDNLSRGNYNLFLGKGPRQGNVQFIQGDILDSRTIRKVLKGIDVVYHLAAKVTTPFANIDSHFFEQINHWGTAEMVYAIEESNITKLIFTSSASIYGSSAIPATEETPPHPSSFYGVSKQRAEEHVKRLFESIPTLILRCGNVYGYSKSMRFDAVINRFMFDANFGHRVTITGSGNQSRSFIHINKVTKMLAGLLHAEVSSGIYNLSDKNLEIVDIIEVLKKIYPDLEYLFINQHITMQELKVDQNSLLYKYLPLPESELEEELLEFKDRFSFQSV is encoded by the coding sequence ATGAACATCCTAATCACCGGCGGCGCCGGCTACATCGGAACAGAACTCGCTTTTGAACTTTCACAGCGGCCTGATATTGACAAGATCGTGGTGTATGACAACCTCAGCCGTGGCAATTACAATTTGTTTTTGGGGAAAGGGCCGAGACAGGGAAATGTACAATTCATTCAGGGAGATATTCTTGATTCACGAACGATTCGCAAAGTGTTGAAAGGAATTGATGTCGTCTATCATCTTGCTGCGAAAGTGACGACGCCTTTTGCAAATATTGATTCCCACTTCTTCGAACAGATCAATCACTGGGGAACAGCAGAAATGGTGTATGCGATTGAAGAAAGCAACATTACCAAACTGATCTTCACCAGCAGCGCTTCTATTTATGGCAGCAGCGCCATTCCAGCAACGGAAGAAACGCCGCCACATCCTTCCAGTTTTTACGGTGTATCGAAACAACGGGCTGAAGAACATGTAAAACGCTTGTTCGAAAGTATTCCCACACTCATCCTGCGTTGCGGAAATGTGTATGGTTACAGCAAGTCAATGCGGTTTGATGCCGTGATCAACCGGTTCATGTTCGATGCGAACTTTGGCCATCGCGTAACGATTACCGGAAGCGGCAATCAATCGCGTTCTTTCATTCATATTAATAAAGTGACGAAGATGCTGGCAGGTTTGCTGCATGCGGAAGTGTCTTCCGGTATTTACAACCTCTCCGATAAAAACCTGGAGATCGTGGACATTATTGAAGTGTTGAAAAAGATATATCCTGATCTTGAATACCTGTTCATCAATCAGCACATTACCATGCAGGAATTGAAAGTAGATCAGAACAGTTTGTTGTACAAATATCTTCCGTTACCTGAATCGGAACTCGAGGAGGAATTGCTGGAGTTTAAAGATCGGTTCTCGTTTCAGAGTGTGTGA
- a CDS encoding addiction module protein, with protein sequence MISIEEILKLSAAEKILLVEKVWDSIEPGDIAIPESHILESRRRIEAIRKGDIPLASWEEVRKRIHLHS encoded by the coding sequence ATGATCTCCATTGAAGAAATTCTAAAACTAAGTGCCGCTGAAAAAATACTGTTGGTTGAAAAGGTTTGGGATAGCATAGAACCGGGTGATATAGCTATTCCGGAATCTCATATTCTGGAAAGCAGGAGAAGGATAGAAGCAATTCGTAAAGGTGATATTCCTTTGGCAAGTTGGGAGGAAGTCAGGAAACGAATTCATTTACATTCATGA
- a CDS encoding T9SS type A sorting domain-containing protein, which yields MFIKNIFTFVFFSLIVCSTSAQNCAPASAYDYLEINNVKARINNGGDMWWDLFQNAQYVVPINGNVSSLFAGALWIGGIDANGQLKVAAQTYRQTGNDYFPGPLDANGNVESVACSNFNRIWKVNKSAIDSFINGMNTTIPSSILEWPGRGNLKLSFLPDQDLAPFTDTDGDGIYNPATGDYPQIPGDQALWFVFNDMGNEHSQTHGEPLGLEVQCLAYAVNDTNSSLNNATFYHYRMLYKGLSDLDSTFVGLWVNAGLGCPYDDNIGCDSSHNLGVVYNSSSNDGGCPNSYGDDPPLLAIDILQGPTDENQIVNRLDYCMGYNNDYTQTGIPTEPIHYYNYLHSIFKDGEHLTYGGDGYNGSLSSNYFLSGDPSDPYGFSQCYPQGGIWDYRMILSSGPFIFHPNEIKTFDIAVVWTDTVQYPCPSFSYIEGNAATAENYFSRLNFQSTICSTIHTVHAVNVIPNPVAHGANISFTASCAEKIMVYDCSGRFCFETKIQDQSLSQINTKGWSDGIYFYKVIFPDGEVNGKFLVQ from the coding sequence ATGTTCATAAAAAATATTTTCACATTCGTATTTTTCAGCCTGATCGTATGTTCAACAAGCGCGCAAAATTGCGCTCCGGCAAGTGCTTACGATTATCTCGAAATTAATAATGTGAAAGCGCGCATCAATAATGGAGGAGATATGTGGTGGGATTTATTTCAGAATGCACAATACGTAGTTCCGATAAATGGAAATGTTTCTTCACTTTTTGCGGGGGCATTGTGGATTGGCGGCATTGATGCGAACGGCCAATTAAAAGTTGCTGCACAAACCTATCGGCAAACCGGCAATGATTATTTTCCCGGACCTCTAGATGCGAATGGAAATGTTGAATCGGTTGCCTGCAGCAATTTCAATCGCATTTGGAAAGTAAACAAGTCAGCAATTGATTCTTTCATTAATGGAATGAACACGACAATCCCTTCCTCCATCTTAGAATGGCCCGGAAGGGGAAATCTGAAACTTTCATTCTTACCTGATCAGGATTTAGCTCCATTTACTGATACCGATGGTGATGGAATATATAATCCTGCTACCGGTGATTATCCTCAGATTCCCGGCGATCAGGCACTGTGGTTTGTATTTAATGATATGGGAAATGAGCATTCTCAAACGCATGGTGAACCATTGGGTTTGGAGGTCCAATGTCTGGCATATGCTGTAAATGATACCAACAGCAGTTTAAATAATGCTACATTTTATCATTATAGGATGTTGTACAAAGGATTATCTGATCTTGATTCAACTTTTGTTGGATTATGGGTTAACGCTGGTCTTGGTTGCCCATACGATGACAACATTGGTTGTGATTCCTCCCATAACCTTGGAGTCGTTTACAACTCATCTTCAAATGACGGCGGATGCCCTAACAGCTATGGTGATGATCCTCCATTACTTGCCATTGACATCCTGCAAGGACCTACAGATGAAAATCAAATCGTAAATCGCCTTGATTATTGCATGGGTTATAACAATGATTATACACAAACAGGTATTCCCACCGAACCTATTCACTATTACAACTATCTCCATTCAATTTTCAAAGATGGAGAACACCTGACATATGGTGGGGATGGATATAACGGTTCCCTTTCTTCAAATTATTTTTTATCAGGCGACCCTTCGGATCCTTATGGTTTTTCGCAATGCTATCCTCAGGGTGGTATTTGGGATTATCGCATGATTTTGTCGTCAGGTCCCTTCATCTTTCACCCAAATGAAATAAAGACATTTGATATTGCTGTTGTATGGACTGATACAGTTCAATATCCTTGTCCTTCATTCAGCTACATAGAAGGCAATGCAGCAACTGCAGAAAATTATTTCAGCCGCTTGAACTTTCAATCAACAATCTGTAGTACAATACACACTGTGCATGCTGTAAATGTTATACCAAATCCTGTTGCTCATGGTGCAAACATAAGTTTCACGGCATCGTGTGCTGAAAAAATAATGGTGTACGATTGCTCAGGAAGGTTTTGTTTCGAAACGAAAATTCAAGATCAATCTCTGTCTCAAATCAATACTAAGGGATGGAGTGATGGAATTTATTTCTACAAAGTAATTTTTCCTGATGGTGAGGTAAATGGAAAATTTTTAGTTCAGTGA
- a CDS encoding PIN domain-containing protein, with protein MSYLLDTNILIGYYTENLPESIMEFVERVIKNSFNISFVNRLEVLGYPQLTKEQIADLETSFLNADEFWVDDIIISKAILVSRAYNLRAADAIIAATAIVNGLHLVTNDADFNRAHRELTVINPFIQIPPLIVE; from the coding sequence ATGAGTTATCTATTAGATACGAATATTCTGATTGGCTATTATACTGAAAATCTCCCGGAGAGTATCATGGAATTTGTTGAACGGGTTATTAAAAATTCATTCAATATTTCATTTGTAAATCGGCTTGAAGTGCTTGGTTATCCGCAATTGACTAAAGAGCAAATTGCTGATTTGGAAACATCATTTCTCAATGCTGATGAATTTTGGGTTGATGATATTATCATTTCAAAAGCAATATTAGTTTCCCGTGCCTATAATCTAAGAGCCGCAGATGCAATTATCGCAGCAACAGCAATCGTAAATGGTTTGCATCTGGTAACGAACGATGCGGACTTTAACAGAGCGCATAGAGAACTCACTGTAATTAATCCTTTTATACAAATTCCTCCGCTCATTGTTGAATAA
- the hutU gene encoding urocanate hydratase: MTSPAINVTPRLLKAAHGTTLSCKGWVQEAALRMLHNNLDPDVAERPDELIVYGGLGKAARNWPAFELIVKALKDLNEDETLLIQSGKPVGILPTHKDAPRVIISNSMLVPKWATWEHFRELDAKGLMMYGQMTAGSWIYIGSQGIVQGTYETYLSLADKHFNGILKGKLNVTAGLGGMGGAQPLAITMNEGVCLAAEMEEWRIQKRIETRYLDKYSKDIDEAIDWALDAKAKGEAISIGVCCNVVDLLQRMIDRHITPDTLTDQTSAHDELIGYFPEGLTVEQAKVLREKNPDDYINRSLDTMAKHVRQMLELQNRGAITFDYGNNLRGQAHDKRGVKNAFDFPGFVPAYIRPLFCEGKGPFRWVALSGDPNDIAITDALLMELFPENVGLHRWLKMAKEKIAFQGLPARICWLGMGEREKAGLAFNELVRTGKVKAPIVIGRDHLDTGSVASPNRETEAMLDGSDAVADWPILNALINTAGGASWVSLHHGGGVGMGYSIHAGMVIVADGTDDASRRLKRVLNNDPAMGVIRHADAGYDIAKDTARKFRLDLKQRL; the protein is encoded by the coding sequence ATGACCTCACCTGCCATCAATGTTACTCCGCGTTTACTCAAAGCCGCTCATGGAACTACATTAAGTTGCAAAGGTTGGGTGCAGGAAGCCGCACTTCGGATGCTGCACAACAATCTTGATCCTGATGTTGCAGAACGTCCTGATGAACTGATTGTTTACGGTGGTCTTGGAAAAGCCGCACGTAACTGGCCCGCATTCGAACTGATCGTGAAAGCGTTGAAAGATCTGAATGAAGATGAAACACTATTGATTCAATCGGGAAAACCCGTGGGCATTCTTCCTACACATAAAGATGCGCCGCGTGTTATCATTTCCAATTCCATGCTGGTTCCCAAATGGGCAACGTGGGAGCATTTCAGAGAACTGGATGCAAAAGGATTGATGATGTACGGACAGATGACTGCAGGTTCCTGGATCTATATCGGCTCGCAGGGAATAGTGCAAGGCACTTATGAAACATACTTGTCTTTAGCTGATAAACATTTCAATGGAATTTTGAAAGGCAAACTGAATGTTACTGCCGGACTTGGTGGAATGGGTGGCGCTCAACCTCTCGCTATTACCATGAATGAAGGCGTTTGCCTGGCTGCCGAAATGGAAGAGTGGCGCATTCAGAAAAGAATTGAAACCCGTTATCTCGATAAATATTCGAAAGACATTGATGAAGCTATTGACTGGGCATTGGATGCAAAAGCAAAAGGTGAAGCGATCTCCATCGGTGTTTGTTGCAACGTAGTGGACTTGCTGCAACGAATGATTGACCGCCACATCACACCTGATACTTTAACAGATCAGACTTCAGCACACGATGAGTTGATCGGATATTTTCCCGAAGGACTCACGGTTGAACAGGCAAAGGTGCTGCGTGAAAAAAATCCGGATGATTATATCAACCGTTCATTGGATACAATGGCAAAGCATGTGCGCCAGATGCTTGAATTGCAAAATCGTGGTGCCATCACGTTTGATTATGGCAACAATCTTCGCGGACAAGCACATGATAAGCGCGGCGTAAAAAATGCATTCGACTTTCCGGGATTTGTACCGGCATATATCCGTCCGTTGTTTTGTGAAGGAAAAGGTCCGTTCCGATGGGTGGCTTTGAGTGGAGATCCAAATGATATTGCTATAACAGATGCTTTGCTGATGGAATTGTTTCCTGAAAATGTAGGATTGCATCGCTGGCTGAAAATGGCGAAAGAAAAAATCGCTTTCCAGGGATTGCCCGCGCGCATCTGCTGGCTGGGAATGGGTGAACGTGAAAAGGCAGGACTTGCTTTCAATGAACTGGTACGCACCGGAAAAGTGAAAGCGCCGATTGTGATTGGAAGAGATCATCTCGATACAGGAAGTGTCGCTTCACCCAATCGTGAAACAGAAGCGATGCTTGATGGCAGCGATGCAGTAGCCGATTGGCCGATCTTAAATGCATTGATCAATACGGCAGGTGGAGCGAGTTGGGTTTCGTTGCATCATGGTGGTGGAGTTGGGATGGGTTATTCCATTCATGCGGGAATGGTGATAGTAGCCGATGGAACTGATGATGCATCACGCAGATTGAAACGTGTGCTGAACAATGATCCTGCAATGGGCGTGATCCGTCATGCGGATGCGGGATATGATATTGCGAAGGATACAGCGAGGAAATTCAGGTTGGATTTAAAACAGAGATTGTAA